The proteins below come from a single Acidobacteriota bacterium genomic window:
- a CDS encoding M14 family metallopeptidase, with protein sequence MRLKLRSLSFVLLVMLSLAAPQAQSPAAPRVTSPEQFFGHQIGADYVLPNYTKFTEFVKKLDTESDRMIVQSIGKTAEGRDQLMAIITSPENHRNLAKYQDIARRLAQAEGLTDEQARALARDGKAVVWIDGGLHATEVLGAQQLTETIYQLVSKTDEETMRFLRDVIILAVHANPDGMELVSDWYMRNSDPLKRETGNLPRLYQRYIGHDNNRDFYMSAQAETININRQLYSEWFPQIIYNHHQTGPTGTILFAPPFRDPANYVYHPLIITGLDVVGSAMHNRFVTENKPGATMRRGANYSTWWNGGLRTTPYFHNMIGLLTETIGHPTPMEVAFVPDRQMASADLPYPIQPQKWHFRQSVDYSVTANRAVLDVASRNREIFLYSIYKMGKDSIAKGSTDTWTMYPRRLQAMKDEIARGQKVDAGDPRMNVGGFARNTVPIAQYEKLAKRPEWRDPRGYVLSADQPDFLTATKFMNALIKNGVAVHKATAAFSAGGKQYPTGSWVVKTAQAFRPHVLDMFEPQDHPNDFQFPGGPPIPPYDNAGWTLAYQMGVKFDRILDGFDGPFEKVTTLIKPAPGKVTEIAGTSVGNTAGYVVSHHQNDAFIALNRLMKAGEEAYFVADRSWQSANGTGVIFIPAKATTSAVLTKAAADLGLNFTAVAQRPTGATHKLTKPRIGLWDNYGGSMPSGWTRWLLEQYEFDFELVFPATLDAGNLKAKYDVLIFPDGGIPESAGGGGGFGGGGAGPNPDNIPAEFRNRLGRVTIDKTVPQLKKFAEEGGAIIAYGGSANIGRHMGLPVGDHLVEMTSAGVERALPRDKYYIPGSLLKVAVDNTNPLAYGFEKEVDVMFDNSPVMHLGPGAAMTGVKPVAWFAGKESLRSGWAWGQHYLQDGVAAAAATVGKGKVFMLGPEITFRAQPHGTFKFLFNGIYYGSSVTQ encoded by the coding sequence ATGCGTTTGAAACTTCGTTCGCTCTCGTTTGTCCTCCTCGTGATGCTGTCGCTGGCAGCGCCGCAGGCCCAGTCGCCGGCCGCGCCCAGGGTCACGTCGCCGGAACAATTCTTCGGCCACCAGATCGGCGCCGACTACGTGCTCCCGAACTACACCAAGTTCACCGAGTTCGTGAAGAAGCTCGACACCGAATCGGATCGCATGATCGTGCAGTCGATCGGCAAGACCGCCGAGGGCCGCGACCAGTTGATGGCGATCATCACCTCGCCCGAGAACCACCGGAACCTGGCGAAGTACCAGGACATTGCCCGCCGCCTGGCGCAGGCCGAGGGGCTGACCGACGAGCAGGCGCGCGCGCTCGCCCGCGACGGCAAGGCCGTGGTGTGGATCGACGGCGGCCTGCACGCCACCGAAGTGCTGGGCGCGCAGCAGCTGACCGAGACCATCTACCAGCTGGTGAGCAAGACCGACGAAGAGACCATGCGCTTCCTGCGCGACGTGATCATCCTCGCCGTCCACGCCAATCCCGACGGCATGGAGCTGGTCTCTGACTGGTACATGCGCAACAGCGATCCCCTCAAGCGCGAGACCGGCAACCTGCCGCGCCTGTACCAGAGGTACATCGGCCACGACAACAACCGCGACTTCTACATGTCGGCCCAGGCCGAGACCATCAACATCAACCGCCAGCTCTATAGCGAATGGTTCCCGCAGATCATCTACAACCACCACCAGACCGGCCCGACCGGCACCATCCTGTTCGCGCCGCCCTTCCGCGATCCGGCCAACTACGTCTACCACCCGCTGATCATCACGGGCCTCGACGTGGTCGGCTCGGCCATGCACAACCGGTTCGTGACCGAAAACAAGCCGGGCGCGACCATGCGCCGCGGCGCCAACTACTCGACGTGGTGGAACGGCGGCCTGCGCACCACGCCGTACTTCCACAACATGATTGGCCTGCTCACCGAAACCATCGGCCACCCGACGCCCATGGAAGTGGCGTTCGTGCCCGACCGGCAGATGGCCAGCGCCGACCTGCCGTATCCGATCCAGCCGCAGAAGTGGCACTTCCGCCAGTCGGTGGACTACTCGGTCACGGCCAACCGCGCCGTGCTCGACGTGGCGTCGCGCAACCGCGAGATTTTTCTCTACAGCATCTACAAGATGGGCAAGGACAGCATCGCCAAGGGCTCGACCGACACCTGGACGATGTACCCGCGGCGGCTGCAGGCGATGAAGGACGAGATCGCGCGGGGCCAGAAGGTGGACGCCGGCGATCCGCGCATGAACGTGGGCGGCTTCGCCCGCAACACCGTGCCGATCGCGCAATACGAGAAGCTGGCCAAGCGGCCCGAGTGGCGCGATCCGCGCGGCTACGTGCTGTCGGCAGATCAGCCCGATTTCCTGACCGCGACCAAGTTCATGAACGCACTCATCAAGAACGGCGTCGCCGTGCACAAGGCGACGGCCGCGTTCAGCGCCGGCGGCAAGCAGTATCCCACCGGATCGTGGGTGGTGAAGACGGCCCAGGCGTTCCGCCCGCACGTGCTCGACATGTTCGAGCCGCAGGATCACCCCAACGACTTTCAGTTCCCCGGCGGTCCGCCCATTCCGCCGTACGACAACGCCGGCTGGACGCTCGCCTACCAGATGGGCGTGAAGTTCGACCGCATTCTCGACGGCTTCGATGGCCCGTTCGAGAAGGTCACCACGCTCATCAAGCCCGCGCCCGGCAAGGTCACCGAGATCGCCGGCACCTCAGTAGGAAACACTGCGGGGTACGTCGTCTCGCACCACCAGAACGACGCGTTCATCGCCCTCAACCGGCTGATGAAGGCTGGTGAAGAGGCGTACTTCGTCGCGGATCGCTCGTGGCAGTCGGCCAACGGCACCGGCGTGATCTTCATTCCTGCCAAGGCCACCACCAGCGCGGTGCTGACCAAGGCCGCCGCGGACCTCGGCCTCAATTTCACGGCGGTCGCGCAACGGCCCACCGGTGCCACGCACAAGCTGACCAAGCCGCGCATTGGCCTGTGGGACAACTACGGCGGCTCCATGCCGTCGGGCTGGACGCGCTGGCTGCTCGAGCAGTACGAGTTCGATTTCGAACTGGTGTTCCCGGCGACGCTCGATGCCGGCAACCTCAAGGCGAAGTACGACGTCCTGATCTTCCCGGACGGCGGCATCCCCGAGAGCGCCGGCGGTGGCGGCGGGTTTGGCGGCGGCGGGGCCGGTCCGAACCCGGACAACATCCCCGCGGAGTTCCGCAATCGCCTCGGCCGCGTCACGATCGACAAGACCGTGCCGCAGCTCAAGAAGTTCGCGGAGGAGGGCGGCGCGATCATCGCCTATGGCGGCTCGGCCAACATCGGCCGTCACATGGGCCTGCCGGTCGGCGACCACCTGGTCGAGATGACCTCGGCCGGCGTCGAGCGCGCGCTGCCGCGCGACAAGTACTACATCCCCGGCTCGCTGCTGAAGGTGGCGGTCGACAACACCAATCCGCTCGCCTATGGCTTCGAGAAGGAAGTGGACGTGATGTTCGACAACAGCCCGGTGATGCACCTGGGCCCGGGCGCGGCCATGACCGGCGTCAAGCCGGTGGCGTGGTTTGCGGGCAAGGAATCGCTGCGCTCCGGATGGGCGTGGGGCCAGCACTACCTGCAGGACGGCGTCGCCGCGGCGGCCGCGACGGTTGGCAAGGGCAAGGTGTTCATGCTCGGTCCCGAGATCACCTTCCGCGCCCAGCCGCACGGCACGTTCAAGTTCCTGTTCAACGGGATCTATTACGGTTCGTCCGTGACCCAGTAG
- a CDS encoding ABA4-like family protein, which produces MPALETVFSFATFIAMFGWILLVVLPADPRVKLLTAIIIPLTLSAIYLTYIFLHIGTAPGGFGSLAEVKLLFGTDELLLAGWIHYLAFDLFVGAWESRDSQRLGIPRLVMVPCYLMTFMLGPIGLLFYFAIRTAKTRSLSLSRRSLGEGGDAA; this is translated from the coding sequence ATGCCCGCGCTCGAGACCGTCTTCTCCTTCGCCACCTTCATCGCCATGTTCGGCTGGATCCTGCTGGTGGTCCTGCCCGCCGACCCGCGCGTGAAGCTGCTGACGGCGATCATCATTCCGCTGACGCTGTCGGCGATCTATCTCACGTACATCTTCCTGCACATCGGCACCGCTCCCGGCGGCTTCGGCTCGCTGGCCGAGGTGAAGCTGCTGTTCGGGACCGATGAACTGCTGCTGGCCGGGTGGATCCACTACCTGGCCTTCGACCTGTTCGTCGGCGCGTGGGAGAGCCGCGACTCGCAGCGGCTCGGCATCCCCCGGCTGGTGATGGTGCCCTGCTACCTGATGACGTTCATGCTGGGCCCCATCGGCCTGTTGTTCTACTTCGCGATCAGAACCGCCAAGACACGCTCGCTGAGCCTGTCCCGCCGAAGCCTCGGCGAAGGCGGAGACGCGGCGTGA
- a CDS encoding DinB family protein: MNYYGPKDMAESWRTVRKNTIQVAEDIPEDQYSFRAAPDTMSVGEILAHLAATPHWANQCHFVDQKTAITMDDFGRWMGEVGTTSKSLTTKAAIVAALKADGEAFAAGLESMTDAQLGEQVALPMGGKTRFEMLLGVKEHEMHHRAQLFLMERMIGIVPHLTRARQAAQAARQ, encoded by the coding sequence ATGAACTACTACGGTCCGAAAGACATGGCGGAGAGCTGGCGCACGGTTCGCAAGAACACTATCCAGGTTGCTGAAGATATTCCCGAAGACCAGTACTCGTTCCGCGCCGCGCCCGACACCATGAGCGTCGGCGAGATTCTGGCGCACCTGGCGGCGACGCCGCACTGGGCCAACCAGTGCCACTTCGTGGACCAGAAGACCGCCATCACCATGGACGACTTCGGCCGGTGGATGGGCGAGGTCGGGACGACCTCGAAGTCGCTGACCACCAAGGCGGCGATCGTGGCGGCCCTCAAGGCCGACGGCGAGGCGTTTGCCGCGGGCCTCGAGTCCATGACCGATGCGCAGCTCGGCGAGCAAGTCGCGCTGCCCATGGGCGGCAAGACCCGCTTCGAGATGCTGCTCGGCGTGAAGGAGCATGAGATGCATCACCGCGCGCAGCTGTTCCTGATGGAGCGGATGATCGGCATCGTGCCGCACCTGACGCGCGCCCGCCAGGCCGCGCAGGCCGCCCGCCAGTAG
- a CDS encoding carbohydrate kinase family protein — translation MKLLCAGEAFEDLVFFALARLPELGEEVKTDSFTATVGGGAVITAVHAARLGMKSAILSALGDAAVAHLKRERVSVTNLRRPNEPHAITAALSTEEDRAFVTFNGVNAKLEARIATTLSKATADHIHFCFYPHDCAQWTRIVTRLRKRGITTSWDFGWNEPLTGDRGLTDLIDALDFVFVNEVEARLYTGEATLEAAIPHWRERQAITIIKQGDRGATWIAPDRDIHFPAPRVKVVDAAGASDVFNAGFLVAWMRGQSPAQCLAAGSKTASSRHPAP, via the coding sequence ATGAAGTTGCTGTGCGCCGGGGAGGCGTTCGAAGACCTCGTCTTCTTCGCGCTCGCTCGCCTCCCCGAGCTCGGCGAAGAGGTCAAGACCGATAGTTTCACCGCCACCGTCGGCGGCGGCGCGGTAATTACCGCCGTCCACGCCGCCCGCCTGGGCATGAAGTCGGCGATTCTGAGCGCGCTCGGCGATGCGGCGGTCGCCCACCTCAAGCGCGAGCGTGTCAGCGTCACCAACCTGCGGAGGCCGAACGAGCCGCACGCGATCACGGCGGCGCTCTCGACCGAAGAGGATCGCGCCTTCGTCACGTTCAACGGTGTCAACGCGAAGCTCGAAGCGCGAATCGCGACTACGTTATCCAAAGCGACAGCCGATCACATCCACTTTTGCTTCTATCCCCACGACTGCGCCCAGTGGACGCGCATCGTGACGCGCCTGCGCAAGCGCGGCATCACCACCTCGTGGGATTTTGGGTGGAACGAGCCGCTGACGGGCGACCGCGGCCTCACGGACCTGATCGACGCGCTCGATTTCGTGTTCGTCAACGAGGTCGAAGCCAGGCTGTACACCGGCGAGGCGACGCTCGAGGCGGCCATCCCCCACTGGCGGGAACGACAGGCCATCACCATCATCAAGCAGGGCGACCGGGGCGCGACGTGGATCGCACCCGACCGCGACATCCACTTCCCGGCGCCGCGCGTGAAGGTGGTGGACGCCGCCGGCGCGAGCGACGTGTTCAACGCCGGGTTCCTGGTGGCCTGGATGCGAGGCCAGTCAC